Proteins co-encoded in one Siniperca chuatsi isolate FFG_IHB_CAS linkage group LG11, ASM2008510v1, whole genome shotgun sequence genomic window:
- the LOC122883960 gene encoding Hermansky-Pudlak syndrome 6 protein, whose translation MARLVLEQLSDFGDYTGGKELTEIFKLTNNEQSNVRLSPDGRHIHVILRKPKVGLVTFDKYERPQLAQNQKKLDLRLTRTVPIVDVLYLDHSNSSSRATAAVAVVYEDGKAEFWKFQECKVGWHLLQTSDLCNSPRARVVSVCVCSNLIIWCEERPPSESSPALSSTRNMLRYCVCRRDFEVEEGAVSLGGVKIALHNNPKFTVVSSGEYVHLLPDLKVKPLLSISKFFLSWSPRHDSFTVNTTCKNTPLKKLSAKESDFKRLVTDCLGYLLTLEPPEIYNVSPTTCGGLLLLLSTGWVCLLQKDGMLRQVYKLADNCLVTFGSHTSLCMYQDTLALLIGQNLHLIDVNCGRELEKIMLQREGLLYVNRAERKTPHLLSETGLFVVLNKETDSRDCNSKMKPSGFSMVESIHPGALLVEAVFEEACKYYQQRSLSSTQLTVDTLKKGGRFQAPISLASILRNYLSAGSRQKGAELSQNGGDGCTAGQDKLMGSLEAELKALVSLEEVKGSLVRGSVKEVEAMCENLVEKEVARLLSSSELDKEALLYLNSIFSIFPSQVWRAAQAALQLHYNGEGSLSSRAPPDVWKTVLSPALTPSTPASLQFTNGRPQHNHSLKADHIANCKAKPASSTSPAALPVFELLCQSVFHFQPSWLPSFLELAQQQQGSAGLGLSLASSSWSFSGGRGGEGGENNVPLYKRALCVLSSLSPDRDQYQDLEVELLLVCGRPNAILQALRILMAKQQWERVTQVAQKFCKQSPLLNKEIFTTLLCEVAQHRDLDPYLDLLWVLCPEDLTVTTILNLVLKNLPSPNSSSSSMSSTTSSSPAPFADSQSSQLTIGLLKPLLRKVLQRETKPSQCYADILQSPSYPPPAPPRQPAEQPRAVTDPSTDSALGSNIAPALLAETPEQQSSTHTNVSRARVALPANPV comes from the coding sequence ATGGCGAGGTTGGTGTTGGAGCAACTGTCTGATTTCGGCGACTATACTGGCGGTAAAGAGCTGACTGAGATCTTTAAACTGACCAATAACGAGCAGTCAAACGTTCGCCTGAGCCCAGATGGACGTCACATCCACGTTATCCTCCGCAAACCTAAGGTCGGTCTCGTGACTTTTGACAAGTATGAGAGACCCCAGCTGGCCCAGAACCAGAAGAAGCTGGATTTGAGGTTGACACGAACTGTGCCTATTGTGGATGTTTTGTATTTGGACCATAGtaatagcagcagcagagccacaGCAGCTGTGGCGGTGGTTTATGAGGATGGAAAAGCTGAGTTTTGGAAGTTCCAGGAGTGCAAAGTTGGCTGGCATCTTCTGCAAACATCAGACTTGTGCAACAGCCCCAGAGCAAGAgtggtgtctgtctgtgtctgttccAATCTTATCATCTGGTGTGAGGAGAGGCCACCCTCAGAAAGCTCCCCTGCCCTCAGCTCCACAAGGAATATGTTGAGATACTGTGTTTGCAGACGTGACTtcgaggtggaggagggggctGTCAGCCTGGGAGGAGTGAAAATCGCCCTCCACAACAATCCTAAATTCACTGTGGTCAGCTCAGGTGAATATGTACATCTTCTTCCTGACTTGAAAGTGAAGCCGCTGTTGAGCATCTCCAAATTTTTTCTCTCCTGGTCCCCTCGCCATGACTCCTTCACAGTCAACACcacatgtaaaaacactccCCTAAAAAAGCTTTCAGCTAAAGAGTCTGACTTTAAGAGGTTGGTGACAGACTGTTTAGGATATTTATTAACTCTTGAACCACCTGAGATCTACAATGTCTCTCCTACAACCTGTGgaggcctgctgctgctgctcagcacAGGCTGGGTGTGTCTTCTGCAGAAAGATGGGATGCTGCGGCAGGTATACAAACTGGCAGACAACTGCTTGGTAACATTTGGTTCTCACACTAGCCTCTGCATGTACCAGGATACCCTTGCGCTGCTAATAGGGCAAAACCTGCATCTGATAGACGTGAACTGTGGCAGAGAGCTGGAAAAGATCATGCTGCAGAGAGAGGGGTTATTATATGTAAACCGGGCTGAAAGAAAGACACCTCACCTGCTCTCAGAAACTGGACTTTTTGTGGTATTGAACAAGGAGACAGACTCCAGAGATTGTAACTCTAAGATGAAGCCTTCCGGTTTCAGTATGGTGGAGAGTATTCATCCTGGAGCCCTCCTGGTAGAGGCTGTCTTTGAGGAAGCCTGTAAATACTACCAGCAGAGAAGCCTGAGCAGCACCCAGCTCACTGTGGACACGCTGAAGAAAGGAGGTAGGTTCCAGGCTCCCATCTCTTTAGCCTCCATCCTCAGGAACTACCTCAGTGCAGGGTCGAGGCAGAAAGGAGCAGAGCTGTCCCAGAATGGAGGAGATGGATGTACAGCAGGCCAAGACAAGCTAATGGGCTCTCTGGAAGCTGAGCTCAAGGCTTTGGTTTCTCTGGAAGAGGTGAAGGGCAGTTTAGTGAGGGGAAGTGTTAAAGAGGTTGAGGCAATGTGTGAGAATCTAGTTGAGAAAGAAGTAGCCAGGCTGCTGTCATCCTCAGAGCTGGATAAAGAGGCTCTGCTTTACCTCAACTCTATCTTCAGCATCTTCCCCTCCCAGGTGTGGAGGGCGGCGCAGGCTGCCCTTCAGCTACACTACAACGGGGAGGGCTCTCTGTCCAGCAGGGCTCCCCCAGACGTGTGGAAAACTGTCCTCAGTCCTGCTCTGACACCCAGCACCCCAGCCTCCCTCCAATTCACAAACGGCAGGCCACAACACAATCATAGCCTCAAAGCTGATCACATTGCTAACTGTAAAGCCAAACCTGCAAGCTCCACTTCCCCAGCTGCCCTGCCTGTGTTTGAGCTCCTCTGCCAATCAGTTTTCCACTTCCAGCCCAGCTGGTTGCCCAGTTTCCTCGAGCtcgctcagcagcagcagggctcCGCTGGCCTCGGCCTGAGCCTGGCCTCTTCCTCCTGGAGCTTCTCCGGTGGGCGAGGAGGGGAGGGCGGGGAGAACAACGTGCCACTCTATAAACGTGCCCTATGCGTCTTGTCCAGCCTGAGCCCAGACAGAGACCAGTACCAGGACTTGGAGGTTGAGCTGCTTCTGGTTTGTGGGCGACCCAACGCCATCCTCCAGGCACTGAGGATCCTCATGGCCAAGCAGCAGTGGGAGCGGGTCACCCAGGTGGCCCAGAAGTTCTGCAAGCAGAGTCCGCTGCTCAACAAGGAGATTTTCACTACTCTGTTGTGTGAAGTGGCCCAGCACAGAGACCTGGACCCTTACCTGGACCTGCTGTGGGTGCTGTGCCCAGAGGACCTCACTGTTACCACTATTCTCAACTTGGTGCTCAAAAACCTCCCTTCCCCtaactcttcttcctcctccatgtCCAGTACAACCTCCTCATCCCCTGCTCCCTTTGCAGACTCACAGAGCAGCCAGTTGACCATCGGACTGTTGAAACCTCTGCTGAGAAAAGTCCTTCAGAGGGAGACTAAGCCTAGCCAGTGTTATGCTGACATCCTCCAGTCACCATCATACCCCCCTCCTGCACCTCCTCGCCAGCCCGCAGAGCAGCCCAGGGCTGTCACAGATCCCAGCACAGACTCTGCTCTAGGTAGCAACATTGCCCCGGCTCTTCTTGCAGAAACACCTGAACAGCagtcatccacacacacaaatgtctcaAGAGCCAGGGTGGCACTACCTGCTAACCCAGTCtga